A window of Psychromonas sp. CNPT3 contains these coding sequences:
- a CDS encoding YaeQ family protein, whose protein sequence is MALKPTIYKMSVNRSDLNNDIYDAFNFTLAQHPSENLERMMARVVAYSLQYQEFLAFSKGLFSVDDPDIWAKNLADELLVWIDMGEPAFERIKKASRRAKSVSIYTFNSKSDVWWKQSQKDFAKLKNVDVYQFEFTQIQALALLVQRSMEISITLSGETCYIATEKGECEVNCIVLQSAQ, encoded by the coding sequence AATAACGATATTTATGATGCATTTAATTTTACACTTGCCCAGCATCCCTCTGAAAATTTAGAACGCATGATGGCGCGTGTCGTGGCGTATAGTTTGCAATACCAAGAGTTTTTGGCTTTTAGTAAAGGATTATTTAGTGTCGATGATCCGGATATTTGGGCTAAAAATTTAGCGGATGAATTATTAGTGTGGATTGATATGGGCGAGCCTGCGTTTGAGCGTATTAAAAAAGCCAGTCGCAGAGCTAAATCAGTGAGCATTTATACTTTTAATAGTAAATCAGATGTTTGGTGGAAACAAAGCCAAAAAGATTTTGCAAAATTAAAAAATGTGGATGTATACCAATTTGAATTTACACAAATTCAAGCCTTAGCATTATTAGTACAGCGCTCTATGGAAATTTCAATCACCCTCTCAGGAGAAACTTGCTACATTGCGACTGAGAAAGGTGAATGTGAAGTTAATTGTATTGTTTTGCAAAGTGCGCAATAA